In Papio anubis isolate 15944 chromosome 20, Panubis1.0, whole genome shotgun sequence, the genomic window ttctttcttttttttcttttttgagatggagtctcgctcttgtcacccaggctggaggctggagtgcaatggcatgatctctgctcattgcaacctccgcttcctgggttccaagcaattctccctccctaagcttcctgagtagctgggattacaggcatgcccccacgcccggctaatttttgtgttcttagtagatatggggtttcgccatgttggccaggctggtcttgaactcctgacctcaggtgatactcctgcctcggcctcccaaagtgctgggattataggcgtgagccactgtgcctggcctggaggccgagggatctttctttttttttttttgagacggagtcttgctctgtcacccaggctggagtgcagtggtgcaatctcagctcactgcaagctctacctcccaggttcacgccattctcctgcatcagcctcccgagtagctaggactacagttgcccaccaccacacccagctaattttttgtatttttagtagagacggggtttcaccgtgttagccaggatggtctcgaactcctgacctcatgatccgcccacctcggcctcccaaagtgctgggattataggcatgagccaccgcacccggtaaGGCCAAGGGATCTTTCTAAAGCCAAATCTGACCCTGTCCCTCCCTCTGCCTAGAACCTGCAATGGCTCCCCAATGTCCCTGGTAGAGTCTGAGCACCCCCAAATTTTGCACCCACAATCCTGCATGACCTAATCATGTCCACTGCTCCTAACTTCTCTTACTTAGCTCAAATCTCAGACAGATCCAAGTTCAAATTCCGGCTTTGCAACTTCCTAGCTGGGTGACTATGAGCAAGAGATTTTGCCTCCTTGAACCCTAAGTTCTTCCTCCATAAAATAAGGACAGTAATTCCTACTTCTCAGCCATGTCTTCAGCATTCAGTACACTAACACTCAGAAGGCCAcatgcaatggctcatgcctataataccaaggctttgggagacagaggtgggaggactgctggagctcaggagttcaagacaagcctgggaaacatagcaagaccctgtctctacaaaaaattttaaaaaattagccaggcatggcggtgtgtgcctgtactcccaggtattcggtaagctgaggcaggaggcctgctggagcctaggagttgaggctgcagtgagctgtgatggtgccactgcactccagcctgggcaacaagaggaagactctgtcaaaaaggaaaaaaaaaaagaaagaagagagaaaggaaaggaaaggagaggagaggagagaaaggaagagaaaggaagagaaaagaataggaaggcaggaaggcaggcaggcagaaagaaaagaaaagacaagagaaaggaaaaaaaaggccaggcgcggtggctcaagcctgtaatctcagcactttgggaggccgagatgggcggatcacgaggtcaggagatcgagaccatcctggctaacacagtgaaaccctgtctctactaaaaaatacaaaaaagtagccgggcgcggtggtggacgcctgtagtcccagctactcgggaggctgaggcaggagaatggcgtaaacccgggaggcggagcttgcagtgagctgagatcctgccactgcactccagcctgggtgacagagcgagactccgtctcaaaaaaaaaaaaaaagaaagaaagaaaagaaaagaaaaaagaaagaaaagaaagcaagctaaAAGTACCAGAAGCCCCATCTTCTTTCCCCTTctaggcctttgcacatgctgttccctccccCTGCAACAGTATTCCCTACCTGCTCACTAAGTTCTCTCCTCATCCCTCAGGTCCCAATGTTCCCTCTCCAGTGAGCCCTCCCTGACCCCTTGGGCTGCATCAGGTGCCTCCTGGATTGGATTTGCCCTCTAGGCTTCCCCAAGCACAATCTGAGCACACTCTGCTCACTCTTTCCCTCACCAGAGCCCCAGACCCTCAGCCTGTGCTGCCCCCATCACAATCCATCACTCTGCCCTGAGCTTCCCCTCTCAGCCATCACCAGTCTGAACTGTCACTGTCTGGGGACTCGTCTCTCCTCCACTAGACTGTGcgctccatgagggcagaaacTGGGGCTGATTCAGTCACCCCTGTGCCCCTAGCATCGCCCACCTCAAAGTCAGGCTTAGAGGAGACTTTGGCCCATAGAGGTCATAGGAATCCCCACCCAGGAAGACAGCTGGGGCGTCACTCACGGAACATGGCGTCCAGCCTGACCAAGCAGCTGATGAAGTTGTCAAAGTCCATGTTCCCACTTTCATCTGAGTAGCGTCGGATGATCATGTTATAGAGATGCTCATTCAGGTGGAACCCTGAGATGGATTTAGTCCTTCAGGTGTGGGGGCCACATGGCCCAACCCACTCCCATGCCCAGGAGTCAGGCCCAAACCAGCTGAGTAAAGGTTTTCTTACCcatcccactcccagccccaccaTGTCCCTGCCAGCCATACCTGCCGCCTCAAAGGCCCCTGGGAGTTCGCTACTGCAAATGGTCCCTGATCGGTCAGTGTCAAACTGTTTGTATATGGCCTGTGGGGACAGAGAGATCGGGTCCAAGTGAGCATTGTGGAGCATGGTATCTCTGTGGCTTGGGGGTCTGGGTGCCAGGGATTTCAGAGGTTGCTACACACCTGCCACCTTTTGATGTTGTTCCACAAGTACTTGAATTCCTCAAAGCCCAGCTTGCCTGTGGTGTCGCTCTGGTGGGAGGGTGTTAAGAAGAGTgacagctggccgggcgcggtggctcaagcctgtaatcccagcactttgggaggccgagacgggtggatcacgaggtcaggagatcgagaccatgctggctaacacggtgaaaccccgtctccactaaaaaaatacaaaaaactagccgggcgaagtggcggtgcctgtagtcccagctactcgggaggctgaggcgggagaatggcgtgaacctgggaggcggagcttgcagtgagctgagatccggccacggcactccagcctgggcgacagagcaagactccgtctcaaaaaaaaaaaaaaaaaaaaaaaaaaaaaaaaaaaaaagaagagtgacaGCTACACCCAGATGCACGCATCACATGCACTGTGGACACGATGGTGATACAGCAAGCAGGGGAGCCACAGCTGAAATTCCAGCTCCCGCTTGGTCCTAGTCGTATCACCTggtgtgcagttttatttttcattttatccatACAAATCGTCacttatatttctaaataaggatTCTCTTTAAACAtaactaggccgggcgtggtggctcgtgcctgtaatcccagcactttgggaagccaaggtgggtggatcacaaggtcaggagattgagaccatcctggctaacacagtgaaaccccgtctctactaaaaatacaaaaaattagcctggtgaggtggcgggcgcctgtagtcccagctactcgggaggctgaggcaggagaatggcatgagctcaggaggcagagcttgcagtgagcggagatcacgccactgcactccaacctgggtgacagagcgaaactccgtctcaaaaaaggaacaTAACCATGAGGAATTATATTCAACTACTCTAAAGTACACATTCCTTGCCGgaagagttgtttgttttttttgtttttgtttttgttttttttgagacggagtctcgctctgtcgcccaggctggagtgcagtggccggatctcggctcaccgcaagctccgcctcccgggtttacgccattctcctgcctcagcctcccaagtagctgggactacaggcgcccgccacctcgcccggctagttttttgtattttttttaagtagagacggggtttcaccatgttagccaggatggtctcgatctcctgacctcgtaatccgcccgtctcagcctcccaaagtgctgggattacaggcttgagccaccgcgcccggccgcctgaAGAGTTGTTAATTGCTCATTCAGAAAATTCTtgataggccaggcgcggtggctcccgcctgtaatcccagcactttgggaggctgaagcaggtggttcacttgaggtcaggagttcaagaccagcctggccaacatgatgaaatcccctctctactaaaaatacaaaaattggccaggcgtagtggcacacacctgtaatcccagctatttgggaggctgagggaggaggattgctcaaacgtaggaggtggagcttgcagtgagctgagatggtaccactgcacttcagcctgggaaacagagcaagactctgtctcaaaaaaaaaaaaaaaagaaaagaaaagaaaaaaagaaaagaaaattatggacAGTAACTCAATTTCATAAATGTTAGGACATGTGAAAAACAAGtgtgtggccaggcatggtggctcatgcctgtaatcccagcactttgggaagccaaggcaggtggattgttgaGCTCAGGAACATCACTTTCTCACTAAATCTTCGGGACACCAGTTCTACCAGGACTATTTCCAGAGAAAGAAGAATATTCAAAGCTGAAAACTCTACCCAATATCATAGTTAAGAGCTAATGTGTACAGACCACATACTATGCGTTATGCACAATGCTAAAACTTTTGCATGTAGCTCCAATTCAGTATCACCATTATCActcacccattttacagacagagaaactgaggcacagagaggttcaaTAACCTGGTTAAGAGGTACAGTTGGGATTGCTTCGCTCTATGCAATATGTCTGTGATtacattacatgtatatattgtgtgTCTGTACTGCCCTATGTGTTAAATGTGCATAAGGGCAGGCgcagtgtctcaagcctgtaatcccaacactttgggaggccaaggtgggagcattgcttgaggtcaggagtttgagacttgcgAGGTCAATATAGTGAAAGTTTGTCTtcttataaactattttttaaaacaaaaataaataaaaatatgcatgcaTCAAAGGTCAGCTGATGGCTGGCCCATATACAGATATATGTGTGTCCCTGAGCACACTGCCTCATACACTTTCACGCATGTGGGTGTGCTcttaggtgtgtgtgtgtgtacatgtgcatgtggcTGTTATAAATTTAGGTTCCCAAGCCCAAAAGACCTGAGTCCACAGACTGGAGTGACgaaacctctgctcactgcaacctccacctcccgggtttaagctattctcctgcctcagcctcccaagtagctgagactatagctgcacaccaccacgcccggctaatttttgtattttttaatagagatggggtttcaccatgttggccaggctggtctcgaactcctgacctcaggtgatctgcccacctcggcctcccaaagtgttgggattacaggcatgagccaccacgcctgacctttATCTATAACTTGAGACAAATGACTGCTTCTTtcaggaaactgagcctcagtttcctcatctgtaaaatggagtatAATAATTGTGCCTGTCCAACAGGGTGGTTGTGAAGGTTCGGTCACTTTATATAATTAAAGTGCCAGCTGTAACAGCTGGCATTGTTATGATTTACTGCCACATGTCTGTAGGTAAGCGTGCTCTGATGAATGCATTTCCACATTCATGGATATGTGGATATGAAGGCTACACATTGGCTTTCCAAACATACTCTCAAAAAATTCCCTGTGCACCCAGGGCCTCTCCCACACTGCTCCCAAGGATACATCCATCACGGCCACCATGCTGCGACACGTGTCAATGCCAAAACCATCAGTCTTCAGATCAGGGTCTGTGGGCAACAGGTTGAAAGTCAGAGGCCAGACGTCAAAGCCACTCAGGCCCCTCTGCCTCTAAACCTACCCTACTCCTTGAGCCCGGTCACTTACGTCGTGTCACAACCTTATTGAGAATGTTCATGAGTTCTGTGGCGCTGACCTCCATGTCCTGCAGGCGGAAGTTAGGGGCAGGTCAGGCGTGACTGAAGGGTCTGAGAATGTCATGGAGAATGGGAACACTGGGATTGTCACGGTCAAGGGTGTGTGCGCAAGGGCAGCCACAAGGGAAGGGATGGAAGGGTTAGGACGGGGTCAGGGAACCCCAGGTTACTTACATCTCCAGCCAGCTGGGCAAAGAGTCTCCGGAACTGCCGGACCTCCTCACTCTCGTTGGCCTCAATGTTGGAGTAATGTGTGCGTGGGGGCTGCAGAGGGAGGAGAGCTCAGAGCAGGGGGAGGGGAACCCGGCCAGGACGGCTCCCCACACCAAGGCACCCTGGGTGGGAAAGTCAGAGTGGGCTGGGCAGCTTgatgagaaaaagaatgagaggTGGTTGTGAATGGGTACGCGTATGTGGGGCATGGCTAAGACCCATGGCGTAGCTGCGGACATGGCACGGGAGGAACTGGCAGAGGAATTTCACAAGAAGGGGAGGAAGGTGGGACTTCTCTACAGGAACAGGAATGGGACCTCGAAGAGGCCTTGGCAGGAGAAGTGGGTCTGGTTGCAGAGTGGGCTTACCGGGGGCTCCGGGTTGTATTGCGCAGCCGCCTCGCTGCGAAGAGATAAGGGGGAGGGGTCAGTGTCGGGGGCGGGGCCTCCAACGGGCAGCACTACAGAACCATCAGCCCCAACGCTCCAGACCTCAGCCGCTATCTTCCTTACTTGGTTGCTGTGCCCTTCATCTGTTCTTGTCCTCATCTGTCCCAATCCACACAGCCCTGGTCGTgcccctcttctcccttcctcaggCCAACCCCACCCTTCAGGAAACCCAGAGATCCGTCCCCTGGGAGGCTCCACTCCTGCCAGGCACACCTACCCAGTGGCAGATTCCAGTCATCTCAGCCACCCTCAACCTAAAAATCCCACACAGAATCAAAAACCCCCGCCCCTTGGAGGGCTCACTTCATAGACgctctgccccagcttcccaaggtCTTATCCTCCTTAGGTGCCATCTGCCCAAGACTCTACTCCATGGCCCCCTTCCTAAACACCTGTCTTCCCAACATCCTACCCCAGCCATTGGTCCCCGTCCCTTCAAGGGATCACTGCTCAGTGGCCATGACTAATTAGGCCAACCTGCCCTACCCCTACCAGGGCATTTTTCTCAATTAATCCAGCCAGTTCCCAGCAAGCCCAGCCCATTCTGGGCCATTTCCTCTATCCCATTAGGTCTTGCTTTCTCCTGGGCTCACCTCCTCATTAACCCACCTAAAACCTCTGACCACACTCATAAGTCAAGCCCCGACCGTAAAATGTCACTCAGACGCATTGGCTCCGCCCCTTTAACGTTCATCTCCAGGTTAGCCAATGCAGGCCGGGCCCAGACCCATAAGCCCCACCCTCCAAAACTCCACATCGGTCCCCTCAGGACCACATTGTCCTGGTCCCACACAATCAGACTACTCCCATATCAAGCCCCGCTCCCAAGGACTGATATCCGCCTCATTGGGGTCCACCCCCTTATAACAGGACTCTCAAACTAGGCCACCCCGGCCTAATTCAGGTACCCAGGTTAGCCTCCAGGTTAATCCTATTATTGTTAGACCACGCCCCTCCCGGACCACGCCCCCCTGAGGCACCTCCCATTCACATTTCCAGGCCCCGCCCCTCCGATAGTCGCCGCCTTACCTGATGGCGCTGATGACTCCGCCTAGGATGCGCATGGCAGTTCCACCGCCACCGCCGCCTCCGCCGCCGCCTccaccaccgccgccgccgcccccggcCCCGCTGATCAGACCTCCAAGCACATTCCCCAGGCCCCCACCCAGGCCCCCGCctcccccgccgccgccgccgccgcccttCAAGAACGAGTTAACCAGGAACATGGCTGCGACTCACTGCTGGGGGGAAAAAAGGGGACCAGTGGGTGCTTCGCCCCTGAGCCCACACCCTCCCCTCAAACACGCATTTCCGGCAGCTGGACATGGGAGGAGGGATCTGAGGCCTCCGGATGGGGGTCTGAGTTTGCGAGGGCGGGTTGTCCTCGCAAGGTTTGCAACCTCCTCGGGTCTAAAAGGCACCCATGGGCTTGAGGGAGCCTGGACTGGGTGCACGCGTTAACGGGAGGGTGTAGGTCTGGTGGGGGTTCTCTTGTTGGGGACCCCAAGTTGGCGTAAGGCGTGCCCGACGTGTCTGGGCGCTAGAATGTGAGATCCAGAGCCCAGACTGAATGTAAAGGTCCTTGGCGGGTCATGGGCGCGGAGCAAACATCCACCGCCTAAAGGGCCCCAGGGCGGGGTTTAGGAAATCCTAAATGTGGGCTTGAGAATTCAGGTATTCCCAGCGGCAGGATTCCAGTGTCACCTCTGGCTTTGTGGTCTAAGATCGTGGCTGTGAGCCCTGGGTTCCCGGATAATGGGGTCTCTCGCTGGAACTGGGGGCACAGATCTACGATCGTGGTTCAAGACACCCCAAGGAAGAATTCACAGGGTACCTCTGAAACCTATGGGCCTGTATTTTGGATCATGAGACAGAGGGTGGAGAAGTACGGGACGTCCCCGGGACGGCATGAAAGGGGGTCGAACAGGTCTGAGGGTTCGAATCTGAGACCATGGATCTGGGGGGCTCCTGAGGCCGAGACTTCACGGTTCGCCAGGTCTGGGGGCCGCCAAAGCCGGAATTGCGGGGTGCGGAGGGGGTACGGGCTGGGCGCTTACCACCTCACGCGTCCGGAGGTCTGGGAGTCCGTTCCGCTGCCGCTCCCGGGCCTCCCGCGGCGTCCGGCTCCGGAGGGCGGGGCCGGTGACTCAGGCTGCAACTCTCGGGTCTGACACTGCACCGCGGCCCGGCTGTCTCCCGCGCGGTCCTAGAGCCGAAGCGGACATTGCGCATGCGCACCCCACACCGCCCTGCTAGCGGGACCCGGATTTGGGCCCCGCCCTACACGTTTCCAGCGCCGGAGGTCTCGGAACATTGCGCATGCGCACCCCACACCGCCCTGACTCGGTAGGCTGGGGTCTTCCCCACACCCCTCAGGTCTGGGTGCAGGGGCCGGGTGATGAGAACTCGGAGGAGACCCATACCCCCTCAATGTCGTAGTGTGACAGCCCCTAGGGCCTGCCAATATCCTTCCAGGGTGGCAGTTTTCGGTCCGCTCACTAAGGGACTCCGCACGGGCCCTTTCCAGGTGTTGTCGCGACAAACACCTCCTGGAGGCCTGTAGTATGCTGTGGCTCACACGCAGGAGGACAATCGCCCGTGTCTGTGGCGaggactgaggctggagtgccttTCCCAGTGCCTGCAGCAGCCCGGATGGCAGTCAAACCGCAGGCAGCGCAGGCGCCGCCTCCCAGGCGAACCTTACCACGTCCCGCCCCAGTCAGGGGCCACCTGAATCATTCCTTCCTGGACTGGCCCAAAGGGTGTCCTCAGTATGCTAGTGTCTAAAGAAGGTCCCAGACACAGGAAGATTCCTTTGGCGGCGGCCGGGtttctttatttacttaaaaaatattgttgTTTTTACGTAATAGAGACGgaggtctagctatgttgcccaggctgctcttgaactccgggcctcaagccATCTCTgccctcaagccatcctcctgcctcagcttcccaaagtactgggaggtactgggaatacaggtatgggCTACCGGCCtttttttgatttaatttaatttttaacaatactGTTTTTGCATagcctggtttctttctttcttctttttttcttgagacagcctcttgctctgttgcccaggctggagtgcaatggcgccatcttggctcactgcagtctccgcctcccaggttcaaccgattctcctgcctcagcctcccgagtagctgggattacaggcgtgcaccaccacgcccagctagtttttgtatttttggtagagacggggtttcgccatgttgaccaggctagtctcaaactcctgatcttaggtgatccacccgcctcggcctgccaaagtgctgggattacaggcgtgagccacaggtGTCCAGTACTTTTTCAGGACTCCTCAGGGGCAGCTAAATCTGGCCCCCAGGCAGGCTGGTTGGCTCTTAGTCCCTACCCTGGAGGCTGGCTAGGCTTGAGTTGAATCCTGGCTATGCCCTGTAATAACTGCACAACCCCAAAACAGTGACTTGATATTCCCGAGCagcaattttctcatctgtaaaatgggatcatgGGTTGCTCCATACCACTAGGCCCGCTATCAAAATTAAATGATATCGGcagagcgcggtggctcaagcctgtaatcccagcactttgggaggccgagactggtggatcacgaggtcaggatatcgagatcatcctggctaacccagtgaaaccccgtctgtactaaaaaatacaaaaaactagccgggcgaggtggcgggcgcctgtagtcccagctacttgggaggctgaggcaggagaatggcgtgaacctgggaggcggagcttgcagtgagttgagatccggccactgcactccagcctgggcgacagagcgagactgtcgtctgaaaaataaaaaataaaaattaaatgatatctGCAGGAatactgattatttaaaaaaaaacttaaagcagtggctgggtgtgatggttccTGCCTGTattccctgcactttgggaggctgaggcagaaggatctcttgagcccaggagttcgactccagcctgggcaatatagtgagaacttatctctacaaataataataatatagaaattagctgagtgtggtggcatgcgcctagtcccagctactctggagacaggtgggaggatcaccagagcccaggaggcagaggttacagtgagccgagatcatgccactgcactacaatctgggtgacagagcgagacgctgtctcaaataaataaatagctgggcacagtggctcacgcctgaaatcccagaattttgggatgccaagttgggcagatcacctgattggtcaggagttcaagaccaatctgactaacatggagaaaccctgtctctactaaaaaatacaaaattagccggacatggtggcacatgcccgtaatcccagttactcgggaggctgaggcaggagaatcacttgaacccaggaggcagaggtttcagtgaaccaagattgcacccttgcactccagtctgggcaacaagagtgaaactccatctcaaataaataaataaatgaataaataaataggtgaTAAATGCTTTGTAAATGCCAGCTATTAGCTCTATGTCTGTGCCCATGCTGCTCCCTCATCCTGGAGGCCACCTGTATTCCTCAGCTGGTGGACTCTTAGTCATCCTTAAATAATACAaacacaggccgggtgtggtggctcacgcctgtaatcctagcactttgggaggccgaggcgggcagatcacctgaggtcagga contains:
- the LOC116271666 gene encoding calpain small subunit 1 isoform X4, which encodes MRSEAAAQYNPEPPPPRTHYSNIEANESEEVRQFRRLFAQLAGDDMEVSATELMNILNKVVTRHPDLKTDGFGIDTCRSMVAVMDSDTTGKLGFEEFKYLWNNIKRWQAIYKQFDTDRSGTICSSELPGAFEAAGFHLNEHLYNMIIRRYSDESGNMDFDNFISCLVRLDAMFRAFKSLDKDGTGQIQVNIQEWLQLTMYS
- the LOC116271666 gene encoding calpain small subunit 1 isoform X3; translated protein: MKGTATNEAAAQYNPEPPPPRTHYSNIEANESEEVRQFRRLFAQLAGDDMEVSATELMNILNKVVTRHPDLKTDGFGIDTCRSMVAVMDSDTTGKLGFEEFKYLWNNIKRWQAIYKQFDTDRSGTICSSELPGAFEAAGFHLNEHLYNMIIRRYSDESGNMDFDNFISCLVRLDAMFRAFKSLDKDGTGQIQVNIQEWLQLTMYS
- the LOC116271666 gene encoding calpain small subunit 1 isoform X1 — translated: MFLVNSFLKGGGGGGGGGGGLGGGLGNVLGGLISGAGGGGGGGGGGGGGGGGGGTAMRILGGVISAISEAAAQYNPEPPPPRTHYSNIEANESEEVRQFRRLFAQLAGDDMEVSATELMNILNKVVTRHPDLKTDGFGIDTCRSMVAVMDSDTTGKLGFEEFKYLWNNIKRWQAIYKQFDTDRSGTICSSELPGAFEAAGFHLNEHLYNMIIRRYSDESGNMDFDNFISCLVRLDAMFRAFKSLDKDGTGQIQVNIQEWLQLTMYS
- the LOC116271666 gene encoding calpain small subunit 1 isoform X2, which gives rise to MSVVRGFSEAAAQYNPEPPPPRTHYSNIEANESEEVRQFRRLFAQLAGDDMEVSATELMNILNKVVTRHPDLKTDGFGIDTCRSMVAVMDSDTTGKLGFEEFKYLWNNIKRWQAIYKQFDTDRSGTICSSELPGAFEAAGFHLNEHLYNMIIRRYSDESGNMDFDNFISCLVRLDAMFRAFKSLDKDGTGQIQVNIQEWLQLTMYS